From Streptomyces sp. NBC_00683, one genomic window encodes:
- a CDS encoding sodium:solute symporter family protein encodes MAPLDWAALGGYFLVMLLIGLWSHRRVGNVSDYFTGGGRMPWWLSGISHHMSGYSAAVFVAYAAIAYSYGITVYVWAFLPLALGTAVGAWLFAPRWQRLRQRYAVASPLEYLAKRYNVPTQQALAWSGALLKVFDVAAKWASVAVLLNVFTGMSMTVGILITGIVTLLYCTVGGLWADALTDFGQFIIQGVAALAMVWVVLDRLGDGAAGLGTIWNRLPDGHGQPLVGPYTATFLGAYVVVKLFEYNGGMWNLAQRYMATDSPKAARRSAGLSALLYVVWPAVLLFPPVAAAVLLPGIADPEKVYALMAESYLPAGLVGLTLAGMFSHTMAMASSDANAVSAVVTRDIIPAVVRRARDLSPATGLLVARVCTVVFITISMIVAIEADHFGGVLGIIVGLVAAVMGPISIPMLLGLLPAFRKFGPRAALSSWALGLLGYVLVKFVLESTDQTLVIVTPLVTSLVVYVAVGLISPEPDDTADAIVAALSPASDGDGEAVTATAAQPAAASGAID; translated from the coding sequence ATGGCCCCGCTCGACTGGGCCGCCCTGGGCGGCTATTTCCTGGTGATGCTGCTCATAGGCCTGTGGTCGCACCGCCGCGTAGGCAATGTGAGTGACTACTTCACCGGTGGCGGCCGGATGCCCTGGTGGCTCTCCGGTATCTCCCATCACATGTCCGGGTACAGCGCGGCCGTGTTCGTCGCCTACGCCGCCATCGCGTACAGCTACGGGATCACCGTCTACGTCTGGGCCTTCCTGCCGCTCGCGCTCGGAACAGCCGTGGGCGCCTGGCTGTTCGCCCCGCGCTGGCAGCGGCTGAGGCAGCGTTACGCGGTCGCCTCGCCGCTGGAGTACCTGGCCAAGCGGTACAACGTGCCCACCCAGCAGGCGCTCGCCTGGAGCGGCGCCCTGCTCAAGGTGTTCGACGTGGCCGCCAAGTGGGCATCGGTGGCGGTGCTGCTCAACGTGTTCACCGGCATGTCGATGACGGTGGGCATCCTGATCACCGGCATCGTCACACTGCTCTACTGCACCGTGGGCGGACTCTGGGCCGACGCGCTCACCGACTTCGGGCAGTTCATCATCCAGGGCGTTGCCGCGCTCGCCATGGTCTGGGTCGTGCTGGACCGGCTGGGCGACGGTGCGGCGGGCCTGGGAACCATCTGGAACAGGCTGCCGGACGGGCACGGGCAGCCGCTCGTCGGTCCGTACACGGCGACCTTCCTCGGCGCCTACGTCGTCGTGAAGCTCTTCGAGTACAACGGCGGCATGTGGAACCTGGCCCAGCGGTACATGGCCACGGACTCCCCGAAGGCCGCACGCCGTTCCGCCGGGCTCTCGGCGCTTCTGTACGTGGTGTGGCCGGCCGTGCTGCTGTTCCCGCCCGTCGCCGCTGCCGTGCTGCTGCCCGGGATCGCCGATCCGGAGAAGGTCTACGCGCTGATGGCGGAGTCGTACCTGCCCGCCGGGCTCGTCGGTCTGACCCTGGCGGGAATGTTCTCGCACACGATGGCGATGGCCTCGTCGGACGCCAACGCGGTCTCCGCGGTCGTCACCCGCGACATCATCCCCGCGGTGGTCCGCCGCGCCAGGGACCTGTCCCCGGCGACCGGACTCCTCGTCGCCCGGGTCTGCACCGTCGTGTTCATCACCATCAGCATGATCGTCGCCATCGAGGCGGACCACTTCGGCGGTGTGCTGGGCATCATCGTCGGACTCGTCGCGGCCGTGATGGGCCCCATCTCCATCCCGATGCTGCTGGGGCTGCTGCCGGCCTTCCGGAAGTTCGGACCCCGCGCGGCCCTGTCCTCCTGGGCGTTGGGACTGCTGGGCTACGTCCTCGTGAAGTTCGTGCTCGAAAGCACGGACCAGACCCTGGTGATCGTCACCCCGCTGGTCACCTCGCTGGTGGTGTACGTCGCCGTCGGACTGATCAGCCCGGAGCCCGACGACACCGCCGACGCGATCGTGGCAGCGCTCTCACCCGCTTCCGACGGCGACGGCGAAGCGGTGACAGCCACCGCTGCCCAGCCTGCAGCGGCGTCCGGCGCCATCGACTGA
- a CDS encoding glycosyl hydrolase 115 family protein: protein MDQHVPHHSSRRSILGAGLGLTALAATPLGSLIGLTGEAAATAPMSGGPAPLRPTDPGAYISFTPRSGAFPLVRAGRAAPIVVSDSDHAGVVRVAGDLLADIERVTGVRPVLAHDTAPQGSREIVLVGTLGRSPLIDGLVAARKLKVSAIEGKWETSLQAVVEKPLPGVDRAFVIAGSDQRGTIFGAYDVSRGIGVSPWYWWDDVAPVHRDALYALPGLHSQGTPAVKYRGFFINDENPALGTWAPAFFGPGKAPGFEGGFNAGFYAKIFEVMLRLKANYLWPAVWGRAFAEDDPQNHATAKAYGVVMGTSHEAPMMRGIEEWNRHAVAAVRDSAGNITKPGHDPYGGTGEWSFRRNAEAIKAYWRQGIRRMADEDFEGVVTLGMRGNGDVSLPDGDGIELMSEIIATQRLILAEELGPDVDVPQVWTLYKEVQRYWDRGLRVPDDVTVVLTDDNWANVRKLPDLENDDRSGGYGLYYHFDYVGVGRNYKWVDTASLPNMWDQLHQSAAYGNHGLWITNVGDLKGNELPTQFFLEYAWNPDRWSLDRIPEWEEQYARQNFGEKQAEDVAAVLRTYAQLQSRRKPELLNRRITLDPAKDPAKDSSAIVYDDRATPFSLTDYRELERVTEDWQRLDTAAARIGRKLPASAQDAWYQLVGYEVRATANLYALREAEFTNLHYAPQGRALTNQLAATAEARLADDFALARRFNTEVADGKWEGFQTQPHIGYGDVDRYGPNAPWQQPELNNVAIADEIFPAVRRIELPRTAEMGVAIDGSAAWWPAAGQDGAEPVLPVFSPYQSQPAQYVEVFNRGSEPFDYRIRTGAPWLVADRTRGRVDAQTRVTFRVDWSRAPEGVTRVPVTVSGPGGSEVVVQAVIDRPRAERAQLAGFVEANGYVSIEADHFHRALGRDGISWQRIPGIGRTGSGMEPFPVTAARQTPGGKGPRLEYRVSLFTTGPVTVWAYLSPRNNARAADGLTYAVSFDDDAPQSVNVTAVTGADDGTMNPQWARNTSDNVNRTSTAHHIGRAGVHVLKFWMVDPTVVLQNLVVDTGGLKPSYLGPPESLRLS, encoded by the coding sequence ATGGACCAGCACGTCCCGCACCACAGCAGTCGCCGATCGATCCTGGGGGCCGGCCTGGGGCTGACCGCGCTCGCGGCCACGCCGCTCGGGTCCCTGATCGGGCTCACCGGCGAGGCCGCAGCGACGGCACCGATGTCCGGCGGACCCGCCCCTCTCCGGCCCACGGATCCCGGCGCCTACATCTCCTTCACCCCGCGCTCCGGCGCCTTCCCGCTGGTGAGGGCCGGCAGGGCGGCCCCGATCGTGGTCAGCGACAGCGACCACGCGGGCGTCGTGCGGGTGGCCGGTGACCTCCTGGCGGACATCGAGCGCGTCACCGGGGTCCGCCCCGTGCTCGCGCACGACACCGCTCCCCAGGGCAGCCGCGAGATCGTACTCGTGGGAACCCTCGGCCGCAGCCCGCTGATCGACGGCCTGGTCGCCGCGCGCAAGCTCAAGGTCTCCGCCATCGAGGGGAAGTGGGAGACCAGCCTGCAGGCCGTGGTGGAGAAGCCGCTGCCGGGTGTGGACCGTGCCTTCGTGATTGCGGGCAGCGACCAGCGCGGCACGATCTTCGGCGCGTACGACGTCTCCCGGGGCATCGGTGTCTCGCCCTGGTACTGGTGGGACGACGTCGCACCCGTACACCGTGACGCGCTGTACGCCCTGCCGGGTCTGCACAGCCAGGGCACCCCCGCCGTGAAGTACCGCGGATTCTTCATCAACGACGAGAACCCGGCGCTCGGGACCTGGGCCCCCGCCTTCTTCGGCCCCGGCAAGGCCCCCGGCTTCGAGGGCGGATTCAACGCCGGCTTCTACGCCAAGATCTTCGAAGTGATGCTGCGGCTCAAGGCCAACTACCTGTGGCCCGCCGTCTGGGGCCGCGCCTTCGCCGAGGACGACCCGCAGAACCACGCCACCGCGAAGGCGTACGGAGTCGTCATGGGCACCTCGCACGAGGCGCCCATGATGCGGGGGATCGAGGAGTGGAACAGGCACGCTGTCGCGGCCGTCCGCGACAGCGCCGGAAACATCACCAAGCCCGGCCACGACCCCTACGGCGGCACCGGCGAATGGTCCTTCCGCCGCAACGCCGAAGCCATCAAGGCCTACTGGAGGCAGGGCATCCGCCGCATGGCGGACGAGGACTTCGAGGGTGTGGTCACCCTCGGCATGCGTGGCAACGGCGACGTCAGCCTGCCCGACGGCGACGGCATCGAGCTGATGAGCGAGATCATCGCCACCCAGCGCCTGATCCTCGCCGAGGAACTCGGCCCCGACGTCGACGTCCCGCAGGTGTGGACGCTCTACAAGGAGGTCCAGCGCTACTGGGACCGCGGACTGCGGGTCCCCGACGACGTCACCGTCGTCCTCACCGACGACAACTGGGCCAACGTCCGCAAACTGCCCGACCTCGAGAACGACGACCGCAGCGGTGGTTACGGCCTCTACTACCACTTCGACTACGTCGGGGTGGGCCGCAACTACAAGTGGGTCGACACCGCCTCACTCCCCAACATGTGGGACCAGCTGCACCAGAGCGCGGCCTACGGCAACCACGGCCTCTGGATCACCAACGTCGGGGACCTCAAGGGCAACGAACTGCCCACCCAGTTCTTCCTGGAGTACGCCTGGAACCCCGACCGCTGGTCCCTGGACCGGATCCCGGAGTGGGAAGAGCAGTACGCCAGGCAGAACTTCGGCGAGAAGCAGGCCGAGGACGTGGCCGCCGTCCTGCGCACCTACGCCCAGCTGCAGTCCCGCCGCAAGCCCGAACTGCTCAACCGGAGGATCACCCTCGACCCCGCCAAGGACCCGGCGAAGGACTCGTCCGCCATCGTCTACGACGACCGGGCCACGCCCTTCAGCCTGACCGACTACCGCGAGCTGGAGCGGGTCACGGAGGACTGGCAGCGTCTGGACACCGCGGCGGCACGCATCGGGCGCAAGCTCCCGGCCTCGGCCCAGGACGCCTGGTACCAGCTGGTCGGCTACGAGGTCCGGGCGACCGCCAACCTGTACGCCCTGCGGGAGGCCGAGTTCACCAACCTCCACTACGCACCCCAGGGCCGAGCCCTCACCAACCAGCTCGCGGCGACCGCCGAGGCCAGGCTCGCCGACGACTTCGCGCTGGCGCGCCGCTTCAACACCGAGGTGGCCGACGGGAAGTGGGAGGGCTTCCAGACCCAGCCGCACATCGGCTACGGCGATGTGGACCGCTACGGGCCCAACGCCCCCTGGCAGCAGCCCGAGCTCAACAACGTGGCGATCGCCGACGAGATCTTCCCCGCCGTGCGGCGCATCGAACTCCCGCGCACGGCCGAGATGGGTGTGGCCATCGACGGCTCGGCCGCCTGGTGGCCGGCTGCGGGGCAGGACGGCGCCGAGCCCGTGCTGCCGGTCTTCAGCCCGTACCAGAGCCAGCCGGCGCAGTACGTCGAGGTGTTCAACCGCGGCTCCGAACCCTTCGACTACCGCATCCGCACGGGCGCGCCCTGGCTGGTCGCCGACCGGACGCGGGGGCGGGTGGACGCCCAGACCCGGGTCACCTTCCGGGTCGACTGGTCACGGGCACCCGAGGGCGTCACCCGGGTTCCGGTCACTGTTTCCGGCCCCGGTGGCAGCGAGGTCGTCGTCCAGGCCGTGATCGACCGCCCCCGGGCGGAGCGCGCACAGCTCGCCGGCTTCGTCGAGGCCAACGGTTACGTCTCCATCGAGGCGGACCACTTCCACCGGGCGCTGGGCCGCGACGGCATCTCCTGGCAGCGCATCCCCGGCATCGGCCGCACGGGTTCGGGCATGGAGCCCTTCCCCGTCACGGCCGCACGTCAGACACCGGGCGGGAAGGGGCCGAGGCTGGAGTACCGGGTCAGCCTGTTCACCACCGGGCCGGTCACGGTCTGGGCGTACCTCTCGCCCCGGAACAACGCACGAGCGGCCGACGGGCTCACCTACGCCGTCTCCTTCGACGACGACGCCCCGCAGTCCGTCAATGTCACCGCGGTCACCGGGGCCGACGACGGCACCATGAACCCGCAGTGGGCCCGTAACACCTCGGACAACGTCAACCGCACCAGCACCGCACACCACATCGGCCGGGCCGGTGTACATGTGCTGAAATTCTGGATGGTCGACCCGACGGTGGTGCTGCAGAACCTCGTGGTGGATACCGGCGGCCTCAAGCCCAGCTATCTGGGCCCGCCGGAGAGTCTCCGGCTGAGCTGA
- a CDS encoding NADH:flavin oxidoreductase/NADH oxidase — MSALFEPYALRSLSIPNRIWMSPMCQYSAETSGPDTGAANDWHFAHYAARATGGTGLILVEATAVSPEGRISPADLGIWNDRQVDALRRITDFLTRHGTVPGIQLAHAGRKASTDRPWRGGGPVEAGTPDSEGWQPVAPSPVAYDEGHPVPAELTTEGIQQVVAQFADAARRALAAGFRVAEVHGAHGYLIGEFLSPHTNHRTDAYGGSFENRIRFALEVVDAVRAVWPEDLPVFFRISATDWLTENADDEREGWTADDTVRFARELRAHGVDLLDVSSGGLAPRARIPVGPGYQVPFAERVRTEAGLPVAAVGLITDPVQAEKILSEERADAVLLGRELLRDPYFVRNASRSLGVDVPAPEQYLRAV; from the coding sequence GTGAGCGCACTCTTCGAGCCCTACGCCCTGCGGTCGCTGTCCATTCCCAACCGCATCTGGATGTCCCCGATGTGCCAGTACAGCGCGGAGACGTCCGGGCCGGACACGGGCGCGGCGAACGACTGGCACTTCGCCCACTACGCCGCCCGTGCCACGGGCGGTACGGGCCTGATCCTGGTGGAGGCGACGGCCGTCAGCCCTGAGGGCAGGATCAGCCCCGCCGACCTCGGCATCTGGAACGACCGGCAGGTGGACGCCCTCCGCCGCATCACCGACTTCCTCACGCGGCACGGAACCGTTCCCGGCATTCAGCTCGCCCATGCCGGCCGCAAGGCATCGACGGACCGCCCCTGGCGCGGTGGCGGCCCGGTCGAGGCGGGTACCCCGGACAGCGAGGGCTGGCAGCCGGTCGCCCCGAGCCCGGTCGCGTACGACGAGGGCCACCCGGTGCCCGCCGAACTGACCACCGAGGGCATCCAGCAGGTCGTCGCCCAGTTCGCGGATGCCGCCCGCCGGGCGCTCGCGGCCGGCTTCCGCGTCGCCGAGGTCCACGGCGCACACGGATATCTGATCGGCGAGTTCCTCTCCCCGCACACCAACCACCGGACCGACGCCTACGGCGGCTCCTTCGAGAACCGCATCCGCTTCGCCCTGGAGGTCGTGGACGCGGTCCGGGCCGTGTGGCCCGAGGACCTTCCGGTCTTCTTCCGGATCTCCGCCACCGACTGGCTGACCGAGAACGCGGACGACGAGCGGGAGGGCTGGACGGCGGACGACACGGTCCGCTTCGCACGCGAACTGCGGGCGCACGGCGTCGACCTGCTGGACGTCTCCTCCGGCGGGCTCGCGCCGCGCGCGCGGATCCCCGTGGGGCCGGGTTACCAGGTGCCGTTCGCCGAACGGGTCCGCACCGAGGCGGGCCTGCCCGTGGCCGCCGTCGGCCTGATCACCGACCCCGTGCAGGCCGAGAAGATCCTCTCGGAGGAGCGCGCGGACGCCGTCCTGCTCGGTCGGGAACTGCTGCGCGACCCCTACTTCGTCCGCAACGCCTCGCGCTCACTCGGCGTCGATGTGCCGGCACCCGAGCAGTACCTGCGGGCGGTCTGA
- a CDS encoding class I SAM-dependent methyltransferase gives MFTPQGPTLRELAVQALSSTMRGYDLLAPKFDRTPYRTPDRVLDAVTRAVRPLGVFDRGLDVCCGTGAGVGVLSGLCRERVTGVDFSAGMLAVAQAAQATRAAQAGARSGPAVDWVRADALALPFAPVFDLALSLGAFGHFLPKERPELFRQVHASLRPGGLFVFPVGAPPPVGSRAYWSLLGFDAAMRVRNALWRPPFVMYYRTFRLPDVTEDLVRTGFSVRLLPLTDLGQGPDGSPRARLVVATRR, from the coding sequence ATGTTCACTCCACAGGGCCCGACCCTCCGCGAACTGGCCGTTCAGGCGCTGTCATCGACGATGCGCGGATACGACCTGCTCGCCCCGAAGTTCGACCGGACGCCCTACCGGACCCCGGACCGGGTGCTCGACGCCGTCACCCGGGCGGTGCGCCCCCTCGGGGTCTTCGACAGAGGGCTCGACGTCTGCTGCGGCACCGGAGCGGGGGTGGGTGTACTGAGCGGGCTGTGCCGGGAGCGGGTCACCGGAGTCGACTTCAGCGCCGGGATGCTCGCCGTGGCGCAGGCGGCACAAGCGACACGGGCGGCACAGGCAGGGGCCCGCAGTGGTCCGGCGGTGGACTGGGTGCGGGCCGATGCGCTGGCGCTGCCCTTCGCGCCGGTCTTCGACCTGGCTCTCAGCCTCGGGGCGTTCGGTCACTTCCTGCCGAAGGAGCGCCCCGAACTGTTCCGGCAGGTGCACGCCTCGCTGCGGCCGGGTGGCCTGTTCGTCTTCCCGGTCGGTGCGCCGCCCCCGGTGGGTTCGCGTGCCTACTGGTCGCTGCTCGGCTTCGACGCGGCCATGCGGGTGCGCAACGCGCTGTGGCGTCCGCCGTTCGTCATGTACTACCGCACGTTCCGGCTTCCCGATGTGACGGAGGATCTCGTGCGCACCGGATTCTCCGTGCGGTTGCTTCCTCTCACGGACCTCGGCCAGGGGCCGGACGGCAGTCCTCGCGCCCGTCTGGTGGTCGCCACCCGCCGGTAA
- a CDS encoding ArsR/SmtB family transcription factor: MTSNAARALAHPSRDEIRLEGVLHALSDPIRLRIVRQLAGAADELACSRFELPVTKSTTTHHFRVLRESGVIRQIYRGTAKLSGLRTEDLDALFPGLLDSVLGAADRQAKRLGED, encoded by the coding sequence GTGACGTCGAATGCCGCCCGTGCGCTCGCCCACCCCTCGCGCGACGAGATCCGCCTGGAGGGCGTGCTCCATGCGCTCTCCGACCCGATACGCCTGCGGATCGTGCGCCAACTGGCAGGTGCCGCAGACGAGCTGGCCTGCTCCCGCTTCGAGCTTCCCGTCACCAAGTCCACCACCACGCATCACTTCCGGGTGCTGCGCGAGAGCGGTGTGATCCGGCAGATCTACCGTGGGACCGCCAAGCTGAGCGGCCTGCGGACAGAGGACCTGGACGCCCTTTTCCCGGGCCTGCTCGACAGCGTTCTCGGTGCGGCGGACCGGCAGGCGAAGCGTCTCGGCGAGGACTGA
- a CDS encoding FAD-dependent oxidoreductase produces MLRVAVVGSGPSGVYTAQALLQQSRVPDVRVHVLDRLPTPYGLVRYGVAPDHEKIKSLQNSLRAVLEDDRITFVGHVEVGGRGGLSPARLRELYHAVVYCVGAAADRPLAVPGEDLPGSFSATEFVSWYSAHPDTAADGFTLGARSAVVIGVGNVAVDVARILARGAAELRSTDVPPAALDALAASRVREVHIAGRRGPSQARFTTKELRELGALPRARMVVDGAELALDPAYAAPAGAPGTPPLPAVVRRNLEVLRGWSADPPPAAGDRERRIRLRFFLRPVELLERGGRVAGVRFARTAPDGAGGVRDTGGYEDIEAQLVLRAVGYRGTPLPGLPFDPARSTVPHLAGRVLRDGVASPGEYVAGWIKRGPTGVIGSNRSCAKETVASLIDDAPLLAERPVAADPLGALRNWGLRPVEWNGWLSIERAEAALGRSLGRGQVKIPDWPGLLDAARGDGLG; encoded by the coding sequence GTGCTCCGTGTCGCCGTCGTCGGTTCGGGCCCCAGCGGGGTCTACACCGCCCAGGCCCTGCTGCAGCAGTCGCGGGTGCCGGATGTGCGGGTCCATGTCCTGGACCGGCTGCCCACCCCGTACGGCCTGGTCCGCTACGGGGTCGCCCCCGACCACGAGAAGATCAAGTCGCTCCAGAACAGTCTCCGGGCGGTCCTGGAGGACGACCGGATCACCTTCGTCGGGCATGTCGAGGTGGGCGGCCGGGGCGGGCTGTCACCCGCCCGGCTCAGGGAGCTGTACCACGCGGTGGTCTACTGCGTCGGAGCGGCGGCCGACCGCCCGCTCGCCGTTCCCGGCGAGGATCTGCCGGGGAGCTTCTCCGCGACCGAGTTCGTCTCCTGGTACAGCGCGCACCCGGACACCGCCGCCGACGGCTTCACGCTCGGGGCACGCTCGGCCGTGGTGATCGGCGTCGGCAACGTCGCGGTCGACGTGGCCCGGATCCTGGCCCGCGGCGCGGCGGAGCTGCGTTCCACCGATGTGCCCCCGGCAGCCCTGGACGCACTCGCGGCGAGCCGGGTCCGCGAGGTCCACATCGCGGGCAGGCGGGGCCCCTCACAGGCGAGGTTCACCACGAAGGAACTGCGCGAGCTCGGTGCGCTGCCGCGCGCACGGATGGTCGTGGACGGTGCGGAACTGGCCCTCGACCCTGCTTACGCGGCCCCGGCGGGCGCACCCGGGACGCCGCCGCTGCCCGCCGTGGTGCGGCGGAATCTGGAGGTGCTGCGCGGATGGTCGGCGGACCCGCCGCCCGCTGCGGGCGACCGTGAGCGCCGTATCCGGCTCCGCTTCTTCCTGCGCCCGGTCGAGCTGCTGGAGAGGGGCGGACGCGTGGCGGGTGTGCGGTTCGCCCGGACGGCTCCGGACGGTGCCGGCGGAGTGCGGGACACCGGCGGCTACGAGGACATCGAGGCCCAGCTCGTGCTGCGGGCCGTGGGCTACCGGGGAACTCCGCTGCCCGGGCTGCCGTTCGACCCGGCGCGGAGCACGGTGCCGCATCTGGCGGGCCGGGTGCTGCGGGACGGGGTCGCGTCCCCCGGGGAGTACGTCGCCGGATGGATCAAGCGAGGCCCGACGGGAGTGATCGGTTCGAACAGGTCGTGCGCCAAGGAGACGGTCGCCTCGCTGATCGACGACGCGCCGCTCCTCGCGGAAAGGCCGGTGGCGGCCGACCCGCTGGGCGCCCTGCGGAACTGGGGGCTGCGGCCGGTGGAGTGGAACGGCTGGCTGTCGATCGAGCGGGCGGAGGCCGCACTGGGCCGTTCGCTCGGACGTGGACAGGTGAAGATCCCCGACTGGCCCGGGCTGCTCGACGCGGCACGGGGCGACGGCCTCGGGTAG
- a CDS encoding DUF305 domain-containing protein — translation MAQEVAVLIRCQTPRVRATALAATLAVAVFALGACDSGSGDKDTKSASGKGPSVVAPGKPGEPARTLSAEEAVKAAGDDTPNSADFRYAELMIEHHKQALVLTALVSGRGASTSVQRLSERISAGQKPEIGAMEGWLKNNGGDKRTESHDHSAMPGMATDEQLKKLRAARGKAFDALFLDLMITHHQGAITMATEALADGNNVTVEEMATDVVAQQTVEIDRMRKLMT, via the coding sequence GTGGCACAGGAGGTCGCCGTGTTGATCCGCTGTCAGACCCCGCGCGTACGCGCAACCGCTCTCGCGGCGACGCTCGCGGTGGCCGTATTCGCCCTGGGGGCCTGCGATTCCGGCAGCGGCGACAAGGACACGAAATCCGCGTCGGGCAAGGGGCCTTCGGTGGTGGCGCCCGGGAAACCGGGCGAGCCGGCAAGGACGCTGTCCGCCGAGGAAGCGGTGAAGGCCGCCGGGGACGACACCCCGAATTCTGCGGACTTCCGCTACGCCGAGCTGATGATCGAGCACCACAAGCAGGCTCTGGTCCTCACCGCACTGGTCTCCGGACGGGGCGCCTCCACATCTGTCCAACGGCTCTCCGAGCGCATATCAGCAGGTCAGAAGCCGGAGATCGGCGCGATGGAAGGCTGGCTCAAAAACAACGGCGGAGACAAGCGCACGGAGTCCCACGACCACTCCGCCATGCCCGGCATGGCGACCGACGAACAGCTGAAGAAGCTGCGTGCGGCACGGGGCAAGGCCTTCGACGCGCTGTTCCTCGACCTGATGATCACCCACCACCAGGGCGCGATCACCATGGCGACGGAGGCCCTCGCCGACGGCAACAACGTCACCGTCGAGGAGATGGCCACCGATGTCGTCGCCCAGCAGACCGTGGAGATCGACCGGATGCGCAAGCTGATGACCTGA
- a CDS encoding LVIVD repeat-containing protein has translation MTSLHTTRVRRRRLGVAAAAAGLIATLFTAGPAAATPDPGDKAATSSGVSVSQQAEARAAIESGEIPGVDEIVHSDNITHVANVPKDALKGTNSDLVFQGKYAFSGNYDGFRIFDISNPKSPRTVAQVLCPGSQNDISVSGDLLFLSTDSSRSDNSCASTTQPATEKSSWEGMKVFDISDKRNPQYVAAVETACGSHTHTIVPERKNVYVYVSSYSPNATFPDCQPPHDGISVIKVPRNAPEKSRIVNFPILFPDGGNPGAPDNPGVSKTTGCHDITVLPSKDLAAGACMGDGLLFSIEDPENPKIIDRVQDNVNFAFWHSATFNQGANKVVFTDELGGGGAATCNAEVGPNRGADGIYDIIGRGDHRKLVFRSYFKIDRPQAETEVCVAHNGSIIPVKGRDLMVQAWYQGGVSVWDFTNSSKPKEIAFFERGPISTAAVTTAGPWSAYYYNGYIYSNDIAKGFDVLKLDDWRTDPAKRVRLHELNVQTQPDYFDH, from the coding sequence GTGACCTCGTTGCACACCACCAGAGTGCGGCGCAGACGTCTGGGTGTGGCGGCAGCCGCGGCCGGACTGATCGCCACGCTGTTCACGGCCGGACCCGCGGCCGCGACACCCGACCCCGGTGACAAGGCTGCCACCAGCAGCGGCGTCTCCGTGAGCCAGCAGGCCGAAGCCAGAGCTGCCATCGAGAGCGGCGAGATACCCGGCGTGGACGAGATCGTCCACAGCGACAACATCACTCACGTCGCCAACGTCCCGAAGGACGCCCTGAAGGGCACCAACTCGGACCTGGTCTTCCAGGGGAAGTACGCCTTCTCCGGCAACTACGACGGCTTCCGGATCTTCGACATCAGCAACCCGAAGAGCCCGAGGACCGTCGCACAGGTCCTGTGCCCCGGTTCGCAGAACGACATCTCGGTCTCCGGGGACCTGCTCTTCCTGTCCACCGACTCCTCGCGCAGCGACAACTCGTGCGCCAGCACCACCCAGCCCGCCACGGAGAAGTCCTCCTGGGAGGGCATGAAGGTCTTCGACATCAGCGACAAGCGCAACCCGCAGTACGTCGCCGCAGTCGAGACCGCGTGTGGTTCGCACACCCACACGATCGTTCCCGAGCGCAAGAACGTCTACGTGTACGTCTCCTCGTACTCGCCCAACGCGACGTTCCCGGACTGCCAGCCGCCCCACGACGGGATCTCCGTCATCAAGGTGCCGCGCAACGCCCCCGAGAAGTCCCGGATCGTCAACTTCCCGATCCTCTTCCCGGATGGCGGGAACCCGGGCGCTCCGGACAACCCGGGTGTCTCCAAGACCACCGGCTGCCACGACATCACCGTGCTCCCGTCGAAGGACCTGGCGGCCGGCGCGTGCATGGGTGACGGCCTGCTGTTCTCCATCGAGGACCCCGAGAACCCGAAGATCATCGACCGGGTCCAGGACAACGTGAACTTCGCGTTCTGGCACTCCGCGACCTTCAACCAGGGGGCCAACAAGGTCGTCTTCACGGATGAGCTCGGCGGAGGCGGCGCGGCCACCTGCAACGCCGAGGTCGGTCCGAACCGTGGCGCCGACGGCATCTACGACATCATCGGCAGGGGCGACCACCGCAAGCTGGTCTTCCGCAGCTACTTCAAGATCGACCGCCCGCAGGCCGAGACCGAGGTCTGTGTCGCCCACAACGGGTCGATCATCCCGGTCAAGGGCCGCGACCTGATGGTCCAGGCGTGGTACCAGGGCGGCGTCTCCGTATGGGACTTCACCAACTCCTCGAAGCCGAAGGAGATCGCGTTCTTCGAGCGCGGTCCCATCTCGACCGCCGCGGTCACCACGGCCGGTCCCTGGTCGGCCTACTACTACAACGGCTACATCTACTCCAACGACATCGCCAAGGGCTTCGACGTGCTGAAGCTCGACGACTGGCGGACGGACCCGGCGAAGCGGGTGCGGCTGCACGAGCTCAACGTGCAGACGCAGCCGGACTACTTCGACCACTGA